The Engystomops pustulosus chromosome 4, aEngPut4.maternal, whole genome shotgun sequence genome contains a region encoding:
- the LRRC8E gene encoding volume-regulated anion channel subunit LRRC8E, whose translation MIPVAEFKQFTEQQPAFKVLKPWWDVLAEYITIAMLMIGVFGCTLQITQDKIICLPNHTSADYVSEITCKEYTQNTRDTNATEEDLAIPTSSPAPSSSTPREMSGLRNNLDLQQYSFINQMCYETALHWYAKYFPYLVVIHTLIFIICGNFWFKFPGTSSKIEHFISILGKCFDSPWTTRALSEVSGETTQEKAVERDLSKPNFDEKSPVTADLPVPEKLVAETPSASVLDKKEGEQAKALFEKVKKFRIHVEEGDILYSMYMRQTILKVCKFLLITVYNAALVGQIHFIVPCSVHTEDMTGYNSFCCNHTKAHLFSKLAISYLCFLGVYGLTCFYTLYWLFRRPLKEYSFRSVREETGIGDIPDVKNDFAFVLHLVDQYDSLYSKRFAVFLSEVSESRLRQLNLNHEWPADKLRQKLQHTPEGRLELHLFKLPGLPDTVFEVTETESLKLEMLTEALIPPLVSKLVRLEELSLFNCPAKIQHASLTYLRDHLRVLQIKFDDIKEIPLWIFGLRALEELHLFGYLSQDVSKNATLESLRELKSLKILVMKSNLSKVPQTVADVSSHLQKLSIHNDGTKLITLNALKRLSLLKDLELIRCDLERIPHAVFSLTNLQMLDLKENSLHTIEEIISLQHCRKLSVLRLWHNQIAYIPEHIRKLKGLEELCLNRNKILVLPPQLFLCTKLRHLDLSYNEIRELPPEVGVLQMLQFLSLTGNFLEDLPNELFFCQKLKTLKLGQNKLTILSPKIGALVSLVRLELKGNKIDTLPPELGSCNNLKKSGFIVEHALMETLPLDVRERLSEES comes from the exons ATGATTCCCGTGGCCGAGTTCAAGCAGTTCACGGAGCAGCAACCGGCCTTCAAAGTGCTGAAGCCCTGGTGGGATGTCCTGGCCGAGTACATCACCATTGCAATGCTCATGATTGGGGTCTTCGGATGCACCCTGCAG attaCTCAGGATAAAATCATTTGTCTGCCAAACCACACCTCGGCTGACTATGTTTCTGAAATTACCTGCAAAGAGTACACCCAAAACACAAGGGACACAAATGCTACCGAGGAAGACTTGGCCATTCCCACCTCTTCTCCAGCACCTTCTTCCAGTACTCCGCGTGAGATGAGCGGACTGCGGAATAACCTGGACCTTCAGCAGTACAGCTTCATTAACCAAATGTGCTATGAAACTGCCCTTCACTGGTACGCAAAGTACTTCCCATACCTGGTGGTCATCCACACCCTCATCTTCATCATTTGTGGAAACTTCTGGTTCAAGTTTCCTGGCACAAGCTCCAAAATTGAGCACTTCATCTCCATTTTGGGCAAGTGCTTTGATTCCCCATGGACAACCCGAGCGCTCTCCGAGGTTTCTGGTGAGACTACACAGGAGAAAGCAGTTGAGAGGGACCTTTCAAAGCCAAACTTTGACGAAAAAAGCCCTGTAACCGCTGATCTTCCAGTTCCAGAGAAACTTGTGGCTGAGACTCCTTCAGCTAGTGTCCTGGACAAAAAGGAAGGAGAACAAGCCAAGGCCTTATTTGAGAAGGTCAAGAAATTCCGGATTCATGTTGAGGAAGGAGATATTCTGTATTCCATGTACATGCGTCAAACGATACTGAAAGTATGCAAATTTCTTCTAATAACAGTGTATAATGCCGCCTTGGTGGGCCAAATACACTTTATTGTCCCATGCAGCGTACACACCGAGGACATGACTGGATACAACAGTTTTTGCTGCAACCATACTAAAGCCCACCTCTTCTCCAAGCTGGCCATCAGTTACCTGTGCTTTTTAGGAGTTTATGGTTTGACCTGTTTCTATACACTCTATTGGCTCTTTCGTCGTCCGTTAAAAGAGTACTCATTCAGATCAGTGCGCGAAGAAACCGGGATCGGCGATATCCCTGACGTGAAAAATGATTTTGCGTTTGTACTTCATTTAGTGGATCAATACGATTCCCTCTACTCTAAAAGATTTGCTGTCTTCCTGTCCGAGGTCAGTGAAAGTCGTCTGAGGCAGCTCAATCTTAACCATGAATGGCCAGCAGATAAATTGAGGCAGAAACTTCAGCATACACCAGAAGGCCGACTGGAACTTCATCTCTTCAAACTGCCAGGATTGCCAGACACTGTGTTTGAGGTGACTGAGACAGAGTCTCTTAAACTAGAGATGCTCACTGAAGCGCTTATCCCTCCATTGGTGTCCAAGCTAGTCAGGTTGGAAGAGTTGTCTTTGTTTAACTGCCCAGCTAAAATCCAACATGCTTCTCTGACCTACCTCCGAGACCATCTTAGGGTTCTTCAAATTAAGTTTGACGACATAAAAGAGATTCCACTGTGGATTTTTGGTCTCCGAGCCCTTGAGGAGCTGCATTTGTTTGGCTACCTTTCTCAAGATGTCTCAAAAAATGCTACCCTTGAAAGCTTGAGGGAGTTAAAAAGTCTTAAGATTCTTGTCATGAAGAGCAATCTTTCCAAAGTGCCTCAGACGGTTGCAGATGTGTCTAGCCATTTACAGAAGCTGAGTATTCACAATGATGGAACCAAGCTTATTACACTCAATGCCTTGAAAAGACTCTCGTTGCTGAAGGATCTAGAGCTGATTCGGTGTGATCTAGAGCGGATACCTCATGCTGTCTTCAGTCTCACCAATCTACAGATGTTGGACTTAAAGGAGAATAGCCTTCACACTATAGAGGAAATTATAAGTTTGCAGCATTGCCGTAAACTAAGTGTTCTACGATTGTGGCACAACCAGATTGCCTACATTCCTGAGCATATCCGCAAACTGAAGGGTCTCGAAGAACTGTGCTTAAATCGCAACAAAATCCTTGTATTGCCACCTCAACTTTTCCTTTGTACCAAACTCCGCCACCTTGACCTCTCTTACAATGAAATCCGAGAGCTGCCACCAGAAGTAGGAGTTTTGCAGATGTTGCAGTTCTTGTCTTTGACAGGGAACTTCTTAGAGGACCTCCCCAATGAGCTATTTTTCTGCCAAAAGCTTAAGACTTTGAAGTTGGGACAGAATAAATTGACGATTCTGTCACCCAAAATTGGGGCACTTGTCTCCTTAGTAAGACTGGAATTAAAAGGGAACAAGATTGATACGTTGCCTCCAGAACTTGGGTCGTGTAACAATCTGAAAAAGTCTGGTTTTATAGTGGAGCATGCTCTAATGGAGACCCTACCGCTGGACGTGAGGGAGAGGCTAAGCGAGGAATCGTAA